In the genome of Campylobacter avium LMG 24591, the window AGCTAAGAAAAGAGCTAAATCTTTTTGCAAACATACGCCCTGCCTTTTTGTTTGATATACTAAAGGAAGCCTCTCCCTTAAAGCCTGAAATTTTAGAAAAGGGCATTGATTTGCTTATACTTAGAGAGCTAACGGGTGGGGTTTATTTTGGAGAGCATAAAACCCAAAGTATAGATAATGAGCTTGTGGCAAGTGATGATATGAGCTATAAGCAAAGTGAGATAGAACGTATAGCAAAACTTGGCTTTGAGATAGCAAGAACAAGAAAAAAGAGGCTTTGCTCTGTGGATAAGGCAAATGTACTTGATACTAGCCGCTTGTGGAGAAAAGTACTTGATGAGATGGCAAAAAAATACCCTGATGTAGAGCTAGAGCATATGTATGTGGATAATGCAGCTATGCAGCTTTGTGCTAGGCCTTCACATTTTGATGTGCTTTTGACTGAAAATATGTTTGGAGACATTTTAAGCGATGAAGCAAGCGTGATAACAGGTAGCATAGGACTTATACCCTCAGCCTCTATAAACGAAAGCTCAAAAGGACTTTATGAGCCAATTCACGGCTCAGCTCCAGACATAGCAGGGCAAAATAAAGCAAATCCCATAGCTACCATACTAAGCGTGGCTATGATGTTAAAACTTTCCTTTAAGCTTGAAAAAGAGGCAAAGGCTATAGAAGATGCCGTGCAAGAGACATTAAAGCAAGGCTTTAGAACGGCTGATATTATGAGTAAAGACTGCACCTTGCTAACTTGCTCACAGATGGGAGATGAGATAATTAAAAATCTATCTTAGGATAAAAGATGAAAAATAACAAACTTCCTTTAAGTGCGTGTATTTTAGTAAAAAATGCACAAAAGCACATAAAAGAATGCCTAGAAAATTTGCAAGATTTTGACGAAATCATCTTGCTTGATAATGAAAGTAGCGATGATACCTTAAAAATCGCTAAGGAATTTAATGAAAGCTATAAAAATCTAAAAATATATCAAAGCGAATTCATAGGCTTTGGTGCTTTAAAAAATTTAGCCCTAAGTTATGCTACAAATGAATGGATTTTTAGCATAGATAGCGATGAGGTCTTAGAAAAAGAGTGCTTAGACTTTTTAAAAGACTTTTTTAAAAGCCCTCCAAGTAAGGACATCATCTTAGCTCTGCCTCGCAAAAATCTTTACAAAAACGAGTGGATAAAAGCAAGTGGCTGGTATCCTGATTATGTGATAAGAGTATTTAACAAAAACTATACTAAATTTAATGAAAATATAGTGCATGAAAGCGTGATTGTACCAAAAGATGCAAAGATTAAAAGGCTTGATTTTGGTATAAGGCATTATGCTTGCTCATCCATAGAAGATATAGTTAAAAAGATGAATTTATATACCTCTCATTCTGCGAAAGAAAAATTTAAAAAGGGCAAAAAAGCCTCTATAAGCGGGGCGATTTTTAGATTTTTCTTTACTTTTTTTAAGGATTATTTCTTTAGAAAAGGCATATTTTATGGCTACAAGGGACTTGTAATATCCTTGATGAATGCACAGGGTGCTTTTTTAAGATACATAAAACTTTACGAGCTAAACAAAGATGAAAAAGCTTCTCATACTAGCTAAGGATATAAGTAGCAATGGAGGAGGCGAAAGAGTTGGCGTAAATTTAGCTAATGAGCTTTGCAAATACTACGACCTTGAGTTTGTAAGTTTTTTTAAAGAAAATGAAAAGCCTCATTTTAACTTAAATGAAAATATCAAAACTCATTACATTTCAAAACTTAAGTCAAGAAATTTTCTTTATAAATTTTTTATGAAAAGCATTTACAGATATATTTTAAGTCTTAAAATTTGCTTTTTCATAAGGAGGCAAAACTTTGATTTTATCCTAGCAAATGACGGCTTTTTTGTGCCCTTTTTTAAAAATAAGCACACAAGATATATTAGACTATGGCATTTACAAGCTCCAAAAAGAAAAAAGAAAATTTTTGCTAAACTTGATACCCTTGTCATACTAAGCAAAAAAGAGCTAAGCACTTGGCAAAGCTATCATAAAGATATAAGGATAATCCCAAATTTCTTAAGTCAAATCCCAGAGCAAAATGCAAATTTAAAGCAAAAAAAAATTCTAAGCATAGGGCGTATGGATAGGGGCGATCAAAAGGGCTTTTTTAGACTGCTTGAACTTTTTAAGCTTGTCTTAGCTGATGAAAATTTAAGGAAGTGGAAGCTTTGCATAGTAGGAGATGGTATCTTAAAAGAAAGCTTAAAGGCTAGAGTTAAGGAGCTAGGGCTTTGTCAAAATATTGAGATAAAGGATTTTACAAAAAATATAGAAAATGAGTATCTAAACGCCAGTATATACGTTATGACTAGCTATTTTGAGGGCTTTGGTATGGTTTTAGCTGAAGCCTCGTCCTACGCTTTACCTTGCATAGCATTTGATGTAAATGCCGGACCAAGCGATATAATAGATGATGATAAAACAGGCTTTTTGATAGAGGATAAGAACTTAAAAGCTTATGCTAAAAAGCTTTCTTATTTAATGAAAGATGAGAACTTGAGGGCTAACTTTGCTAAAAATGCCAAGCAAAAAGCAAAAGAATTTTCTAAGGAAAAAATCATCAAAGAATGGCTAGAGCTTTTAAGCTAACTTTCTCTCATAAAAAACCTCTTTTATCTTTTTTACAAGCCCAGCTTTAAAACTAGGCTAAGAAATTTTTTAAAAATTGCGCGAACTTTCTTTACATCTGCCTTTAAATTTCGCATTGCCCGCACGGTTTAAAAAATAAAAATTCTAAATTTAATGAGAGTAAAAAAGGGATCCAGCCAAAAAGGCTAGACCTTTAGCAATATTTTGAAAAGATTTAAAACTACATCGTAAAAAAAGAAAAAAACTTTATAGCTAAAAATTTAAAAAGCGTAATCGCTTCAGTTTATTCTAAGATAACTCCCTCGTTTAAAACGACTTCGCCGATTATAAAGGCGTCTGAGTTTTCAAGCACCTTTGAAACATTTGCAGAGCTTACTACTAAAACCATTCCAACGCCCATATTAAAGCTTCTATACATCTCATTTTCATCCACCATTTGCCCTATGGTATAAAAAATTTCTTGTGTTTTTAAGTGATGTTTTCTTATCACAGCTCCTATGCCTCTTGGAAAAATTCTAGGCAAATTCTCCAAAAGCCCACCCCCTGTTATGTGTGCTAAGGCATTTATAAAGGGCTTTAGCTTTACAAAGTCTTTTACATAAATTCTAGTTGGCTCAAGTAAGATGTCTATTAAGCTCTTACCTTCTATCTTATCATCAAAACTTAGTTTAAGCTCCTCAAAAAGCACCTTTCTAGCTAAAGAATAACCATTTGAGTGAAGCCCGGAACTAGGCAAGGCCAAAAGCAGGTCTCCATTTTTTACAAAGGCTCTTCTATCTATCTCCTCAGCCTCAGCCATACCCACAGCAAAACCGGCTAGATCAAAATCGCCCTCCTTGTAAAGTCCGGGCATTTCAGCAGTTTCGCCTCCTATTAAGGAGCATTCTGCTAATTTACAAGCTCTTGCTATACCAGCAATGACTTCCTTAGCAGCCTCAAGCTCAAGCTTTGCACTTGCGTAATAATCAAGAAAAAACATAGGCTTTGCAAAATTACACAAAAGATCATTCACGCACATAGCGACTAAATCCTGCCCTATGCTAGAATATCTCTTGCTATCTATGGCTAGTTTTAACTTTGTGCCAACCCCATCAGTTGCGGCTAAAAGCACAGGATTTTTATATCCGCTTGGCAGAGCATAAGCACCAGAAAATGAGCCTATGCCACCTAAAACATTTTTATCAAAGGTATCTTTTACAAGAGGCTTTATACTTTCTACAAAGGAATTTCCCTTATCTATACTAACTCCAGCGTCTTCATAGCTTATCATTTAACTTTCCTTAAAACAAAAATGCTATTCTAACAAAAAGAATTTTAAAGCTTAGTAAATGAAAAAAGTATTTTTCGTAACCGCCTCCATAGCCTGTGGCAAGTCCTCTTTTATGCAAATAGCTAAGGAAAAAGGCTATGAAATTTGCAGTGCTGATGAGATAGCGCATCGTATCTTAAATGAAAAAAGAGCTGAAATTTATGAGCTTTTTAAGGACAAGATAAGCAAAAACGAGCTTATAAAAGATGAAAAAATAGACAGGAAAGTCTTAGGAAGGCTGGTTTTTAAGGACAAAAAGGAGCTTAAAAAGCTAGAAGCTTTTTTACACCCAAGGATAAAGGCTGAAATTTTAGCCTTTATAAGGGCAAATAAAGACACAGTTTTCATAGAAATACCGCTTTTTTTTGAAAGCAAAAACTACGAAAATTTAGGAAAAGCTATACTCATATACTCAAAAAAACAAGAAATCATAAAAAGGCTAATGAAAAGAGAAAACATAGACGAAAAAGAGGCTTTAAATAGGCTTTCTTTACAAATGGACATAGAGGAAAAGAAAAAAATGGCCGATATTGTGATAGAAAATTTAAGCGATTTTGAAAATTTTAAGAAAAATTGCGAAAACTTTTTTAAGGACTTAGAAAATGAGGCTTTATAAATACTGCGCCTCGGGCAATGATTTTGTGATATTTAGCACAGATGAAAAAAAAGATAGAAGCAACTTAGCAAAAGAGCTTTG includes:
- a CDS encoding glycosyltransferase family 4 protein translates to MKKLLILAKDISSNGGGERVGVNLANELCKYYDLEFVSFFKENEKPHFNLNENIKTHYISKLKSRNFLYKFFMKSIYRYILSLKICFFIRRQNFDFILANDGFFVPFFKNKHTRYIRLWHLQAPKRKKKIFAKLDTLVILSKKELSTWQSYHKDIRIIPNFLSQIPEQNANLKQKKILSIGRMDRGDQKGFFRLLELFKLVLADENLRKWKLCIVGDGILKESLKARVKELGLCQNIEIKDFTKNIENEYLNASIYVMTSYFEGFGMVLAEASSYALPCIAFDVNAGPSDIIDDDKTGFLIEDKNLKAYAKKLSYLMKDENLRANFAKNAKQKAKEFSKEKIIKEWLELLS
- the coaE gene encoding dephospho-CoA kinase (Dephospho-CoA kinase (CoaE) performs the final step in coenzyme A biosynthesis.), producing the protein MKKVFFVTASIACGKSSFMQIAKEKGYEICSADEIAHRILNEKRAEIYELFKDKISKNELIKDEKIDRKVLGRLVFKDKKELKKLEAFLHPRIKAEILAFIRANKDTVFIEIPLFFESKNYENLGKAILIYSKKQEIIKRLMKRENIDEKEALNRLSLQMDIEEKKKMADIVIENLSDFENFKKNCENFFKDLENEAL
- the leuB gene encoding 3-isopropylmalate dehydrogenase, coding for MKKNIAVVRGDGIGTEIVEEALKILKALAKLYKHDFSFSEVLAGGCAIDKTGLCLPDESLKTCKDSDAVLLGAVGGPKWDKEKSTNRPEQAILKLRKELNLFANIRPAFLFDILKEASPLKPEILEKGIDLLILRELTGGVYFGEHKTQSIDNELVASDDMSYKQSEIERIAKLGFEIARTRKKRLCSVDKANVLDTSRLWRKVLDEMAKKYPDVELEHMYVDNAAMQLCARPSHFDVLLTENMFGDILSDEASVITGSIGLIPSASINESSKGLYEPIHGSAPDIAGQNKANPIATILSVAMMLKLSFKLEKEAKAIEDAVQETLKQGFRTADIMSKDCTLLTCSQMGDEIIKNLS
- the purM gene encoding phosphoribosylformylglycinamidine cyclo-ligase; its protein translation is MISYEDAGVSIDKGNSFVESIKPLVKDTFDKNVLGGIGSFSGAYALPSGYKNPVLLAATDGVGTKLKLAIDSKRYSSIGQDLVAMCVNDLLCNFAKPMFFLDYYASAKLELEAAKEVIAGIARACKLAECSLIGGETAEMPGLYKEGDFDLAGFAVGMAEAEEIDRRAFVKNGDLLLALPSSGLHSNGYSLARKVLFEELKLSFDDKIEGKSLIDILLEPTRIYVKDFVKLKPFINALAHITGGGLLENLPRIFPRGIGAVIRKHHLKTQEIFYTIGQMVDENEMYRSFNMGVGMVLVVSSANVSKVLENSDAFIIGEVVLNEGVILE
- a CDS encoding glycosyltransferase family 2 protein, which encodes MKNNKLPLSACILVKNAQKHIKECLENLQDFDEIILLDNESSDDTLKIAKEFNESYKNLKIYQSEFIGFGALKNLALSYATNEWIFSIDSDEVLEKECLDFLKDFFKSPPSKDIILALPRKNLYKNEWIKASGWYPDYVIRVFNKNYTKFNENIVHESVIVPKDAKIKRLDFGIRHYACSSIEDIVKKMNLYTSHSAKEKFKKGKKASISGAIFRFFFTFFKDYFFRKGIFYGYKGLVISLMNAQGAFLRYIKLYELNKDEKASHTS